One segment of Mycolicibacterium sp. YH-1 DNA contains the following:
- a CDS encoding TetR/AcrR family transcriptional regulator has product MTESPHAARALAQWLVAVPPPVTESAAGTKLNKRGRETRARLLDIAIHCLADSSSEPISANRIAKEAGVTWGTVQHQFGDMDGLWVAVVTEIHARSWAQNPGPWPTLTGSLRERVEAAVDSVWIYLATTEGRALTALRTLLPPQRCDIVAEYPRTAAALTAREHDWIEGFGYLMDGLDLAADKLYQVRCLLPAAVRGLSNEREIGFTTELDVARRTLAEVLVAYLS; this is encoded by the coding sequence ATGACCGAGTCGCCGCACGCCGCCCGCGCCCTCGCGCAGTGGCTGGTGGCGGTCCCGCCCCCGGTCACGGAGTCGGCAGCGGGGACAAAACTGAACAAGCGTGGTCGCGAAACCCGAGCACGTCTGCTCGACATCGCCATCCACTGCCTTGCAGACAGCAGCAGCGAACCCATCTCCGCGAACCGCATCGCCAAGGAGGCGGGAGTCACCTGGGGCACAGTGCAACACCAGTTCGGCGACATGGACGGCCTGTGGGTTGCCGTGGTCACCGAGATCCATGCCCGCAGCTGGGCTCAGAACCCCGGTCCATGGCCCACCCTGACCGGATCGCTGCGCGAACGGGTCGAGGCCGCCGTCGACTCCGTGTGGATCTACCTCGCGACAACGGAGGGGCGGGCGCTCACCGCATTGCGCACTCTGCTGCCACCGCAACGCTGCGATATCGTCGCCGAATATCCCCGCACGGCAGCGGCTCTCACCGCTCGCGAACACGACTGGATTGAGGGCTTCGGCTACCTGATGGACGGTCTGGACCTCGCCGCAGACAAGCTGTATCAGGTTCGGTGTCTGCTCCCGGCTGCGGTGCGAGGCCTCAGCAATGAGCGGGAGATCGGCTTCACGACAGAGCTTGACGTCGCCCGTCGCACACTCGCCGAAGTGCTAGTGGCATACCTGAGCTGA
- a CDS encoding TIGR03857 family LLM class F420-dependent oxidoreductase: MTDQLNELGYYAVTRHPADAKVVFTEARDAEELGLGSCHVGERFTVKDAGVLSGALAGCTTDLGIAPSTNHHTRHPTVTATIGSTMHALTDGRFAMAFGRGMGAYWQAIGLPVVTEARLRDFIGILRRLWDGEIILDHDGPAGKWPMLRHVNGLEDAPPIGMVAVGPKTMELAGEICDFVVLHTFFSDEATEKSVAAVRRGAERAGKDPDGVRIWACLATVSDTLPEEDRLRRRAGRLATYLQAYADVLINANGWDPVVWERMRATELFANAAAAGPIDASASVETLEQLDAMIPTEWLAAAASGSPEECASTVARQFELGVDSVIMHGATPHELAPVVAAYRADRPTLRRAVAVNPGRFA; this comes from the coding sequence ATGACTGACCAACTGAACGAACTCGGCTACTACGCCGTGACCCGGCATCCGGCCGATGCGAAGGTCGTCTTCACCGAGGCGCGCGACGCCGAGGAACTCGGCCTGGGCTCCTGCCACGTCGGCGAGCGCTTCACGGTGAAGGACGCGGGAGTGCTGTCCGGGGCGCTGGCGGGCTGCACCACGGATTTGGGCATTGCGCCGTCCACCAACCACCACACCCGGCATCCCACGGTCACCGCGACGATCGGATCGACCATGCACGCGCTGACCGACGGCCGCTTCGCGATGGCCTTCGGTCGCGGTATGGGCGCGTACTGGCAGGCGATCGGTCTGCCCGTGGTGACCGAGGCCCGGTTGCGCGATTTCATCGGCATTCTGCGCCGCCTGTGGGATGGCGAGATCATCCTCGATCACGATGGGCCAGCCGGGAAATGGCCGATGCTGCGGCATGTGAACGGGCTGGAGGACGCGCCGCCCATCGGCATGGTCGCCGTGGGACCCAAGACGATGGAGCTGGCGGGTGAGATCTGCGATTTCGTTGTGCTGCATACCTTCTTCTCCGACGAGGCGACCGAGAAGTCTGTTGCGGCGGTACGCCGCGGCGCCGAGCGGGCAGGCAAGGACCCCGACGGCGTCCGGATCTGGGCGTGCCTGGCGACGGTCAGCGACACCCTGCCCGAGGAGGACCGGCTGCGCCGCCGGGCCGGACGGCTCGCGACCTATCTGCAGGCCTACGCGGATGTGCTGATCAACGCCAATGGCTGGGATCCGGTGGTATGGGAGCGGATGCGGGCGACCGAGTTGTTCGCCAACGCGGCGGCCGCCGGACCGATCGATGCAAGCGCCTCGGTCGAAACCCTCGAACAACTCGACGCGATGATCCCCACCGAATGGCTGGCCGCCGCGGCCTCGGGATCGCCGGAGGAGTGCGCGTCAACCGTGGCGCGTCAGTTCGAGCTGGGCGTGGACTCGGTCATCATGCACGGAGCCACCCCGCACGAACTCGCCCCGGTGGTGGCCGCCTATCGCGCCGATCGGCCCACGCTGCGCCGGGCCGTCGCGGTGAATCCCGGGCGATTCGCCTGA
- a CDS encoding S9 family peptidase, translating to MFNRLSERGPTARWLRRTGIALGCVVALTLSAGAWMTYQNDFAIREQRVTIPGPQQPLDGVLALPKSGNGPYGLVVFVHGDGPADASRDSFYRPIWETFARAGYASLSWNKPGVDGAPGNWLNQSMQDRAEEVTAAIDWARGRSDIDPDRIGGWGISQAGWVLPEVAARRPELQFVILVGVAVNWLRQGEYNLRAELRARNAPESDLATALARRDRTNQLLRDNAGYDRYLATGIEESPMSADRWGFVARNYLSDISPTLPQIQIPVLLELGEADLNVDVAETETVYRELVRPDLLTVQTYPRASHNIARENLDNGRDSVESFLVAVFAPRQIYAPGYLDNLRRYVEQQPARSTP from the coding sequence ATGTTCAATAGATTGTCCGAGCGAGGCCCCACGGCACGCTGGCTGCGCCGCACGGGTATCGCCCTGGGCTGCGTCGTCGCGTTGACGCTGTCGGCCGGGGCGTGGATGACCTACCAGAATGACTTCGCGATCCGCGAACAACGCGTCACGATTCCCGGCCCGCAACAGCCTCTCGACGGAGTGCTGGCGCTACCGAAATCGGGCAACGGGCCGTATGGGCTGGTCGTGTTCGTCCACGGCGACGGACCCGCCGACGCCAGCCGCGATTCGTTCTATCGGCCCATCTGGGAGACGTTCGCCCGCGCCGGCTACGCGTCGCTGTCCTGGAACAAGCCGGGTGTCGACGGCGCGCCGGGCAACTGGCTGAACCAGAGCATGCAGGACCGCGCGGAGGAGGTGACCGCCGCCATCGACTGGGCGCGCGGACGCTCCGATATCGACCCTGATCGCATCGGCGGATGGGGCATCAGCCAGGCCGGGTGGGTGCTGCCCGAGGTCGCCGCGCGCAGGCCCGAATTGCAGTTCGTGATCCTGGTCGGGGTGGCCGTCAACTGGCTGCGCCAAGGCGAGTACAACCTGCGCGCGGAACTGCGGGCCCGCAACGCCCCGGAGTCCGATCTCGCGACCGCCCTCGCGCGCCGCGACCGGACGAACCAGCTGCTGCGCGACAACGCCGGATACGACCGATACCTCGCGACGGGCATCGAGGAGTCACCGATGTCGGCCGACCGGTGGGGATTCGTCGCGCGCAACTACCTGTCCGATATCAGCCCCACCCTTCCCCAGATCCAGATTCCAGTGCTGCTGGAACTCGGCGAGGCCGATCTCAACGTCGACGTGGCCGAGACCGAGACCGTCTACCGCGAGCTGGTGCGCCCCGATCTGCTGACGGTCCAGACGTATCCACGCGCATCGCACAACATCGCCAGGGAGAACCTGGACAACGGCCGCGACAGTGTGGAGTCGTTCCTGGTTGCCGTGTTCGCGCCGCGACAGATCTATGCGCCGGGCTATCTCGACAACCTGCGTCGATATGTCGAACAACAACCAGCGAGGAGCACACCATGA
- a CDS encoding saccharopine dehydrogenase family protein — MRILALGGPGAMGAVAVRLATQLPGVDEIVIADRDGAAAELLSRQLADAPVPVRAITVDVTDDTELRDALGSADLVVNTVGPYYRFGLTVLRTAIATGTHYIDICDDWEPTVQMLELDDAARSAGVCAVIGMGASPGVSNLLAATAAAELDSVRDAYTAWPVDVVGEGNSDDGAEVLLGPDGQPSAAAVHWMQQSSGTISTVSGGRLAMQRPLRPVALTLPGGRSGTAYSIGHPEPITLHRTLGLTGEAVNLMVIAPQTLAYLDVLRRDIDRGRLTNETAAAQFATPNPLRVIRSLPTALRCKGPGTLPPFFAAVSGPSKGHEHMVLAHLNLAGPTGGLFGDMARATGIPLAVGMSQIIDGTARRPGVHPPDAVIDPKRFFTDLDRHLGRSADTPLLIVESEPVA, encoded by the coding sequence ATGAGGATTCTTGCCCTGGGTGGGCCCGGCGCGATGGGCGCCGTCGCCGTTCGCCTCGCCACGCAACTGCCCGGCGTCGACGAGATCGTCATCGCCGACCGCGACGGCGCCGCCGCCGAACTGCTGTCCCGTCAGCTCGCCGACGCACCGGTGCCGGTGCGTGCCATCACGGTGGACGTCACCGACGACACCGAGCTGCGCGACGCGCTCGGATCGGCGGACCTGGTCGTCAACACCGTTGGCCCGTACTACCGTTTCGGTCTCACGGTGTTGCGGACGGCGATCGCAACCGGAACGCACTACATCGACATCTGCGACGACTGGGAACCAACGGTGCAGATGCTCGAACTCGACGACGCCGCCCGCAGCGCAGGTGTGTGCGCGGTCATCGGCATGGGGGCGAGCCCCGGCGTGAGCAATCTGCTCGCCGCGACCGCGGCCGCCGAACTCGACTCGGTGCGCGACGCGTACACCGCGTGGCCCGTCGACGTTGTCGGCGAGGGTAATTCGGATGACGGTGCCGAGGTGTTGCTGGGTCCCGACGGACAACCCTCCGCCGCCGCCGTGCACTGGATGCAGCAGAGTAGCGGGACGATCTCGACCGTGAGTGGGGGTCGGCTCGCGATGCAACGCCCGCTGCGGCCGGTCGCACTGACGCTCCCCGGCGGCCGCTCGGGCACCGCGTACTCGATCGGCCATCCCGAGCCGATCACGCTGCACCGCACCCTCGGCCTGACCGGCGAGGCCGTCAACCTGATGGTGATCGCGCCGCAGACGCTTGCCTACCTCGACGTGCTGCGCCGCGATATCGACCGCGGCCGGCTGACCAACGAGACGGCCGCCGCGCAGTTCGCGACGCCAAACCCTCTGCGCGTCATCCGATCCCTGCCAACCGCACTGCGATGCAAGGGGCCGGGAACGCTGCCGCCGTTCTTCGCCGCGGTGTCCGGTCCCAGCAAGGGGCACGAGCACATGGTGTTGGCTCACCTGAACCTGGCGGGCCCAACCGGCGGCTTGTTCGGCGATATGGCCCGCGCGACGGGAATTCCACTCGCCGTCGGCATGTCACAGATCATCGACGGTACGGCCCGGCGTCCGGGTGTGCATCCGCCGGACGCCGTCATCGACCCGAAGCGGTTCTTCACCGACCTCGACCGTCACCTCGGCAGGTCTGCCGACACCCCGCTGCTCATCGTCGAATCCGAGCCGGTTGCCTAG
- a CDS encoding PaaX family transcriptional regulator C-terminal domain-containing protein, whose protein sequence is MIREDATIDSGALYDVANALGMTDQQVRLCIKRLVADGQFTHEGRGRKAVLRATDQVRSTITPDREYVRYMYAQDRGDAPWDGVWHLVAFGVPESTRSARDAMRDAIVGLGGAPIQGGLYVSPNRWEDRISSAATELAIDEHVTTLTATDLSVGGIEAPRALADRLWPLDQIAERHRRLLAVAERTLSALVKASPVERLTIAIDLAAEFTLAVEPDPLLPPELLPQPWVGTAARAAVAACWAELLKSDPAQPIRLFRWYSDVIADITQAAPTTS, encoded by the coding sequence ATGATCCGCGAAGACGCCACGATCGACAGCGGCGCGTTGTACGACGTCGCCAACGCGCTCGGCATGACCGATCAGCAAGTGCGGCTGTGCATCAAACGTCTAGTCGCCGACGGGCAGTTCACTCACGAGGGGCGTGGGCGCAAGGCGGTGCTGCGAGCGACGGATCAGGTGCGCAGCACCATCACGCCCGACCGCGAGTACGTGCGATACATGTACGCCCAGGATCGGGGTGACGCGCCGTGGGACGGGGTGTGGCACCTCGTGGCGTTCGGGGTCCCCGAGTCGACTCGGTCAGCGCGCGACGCGATGCGCGATGCCATCGTGGGTCTCGGCGGCGCACCCATTCAGGGCGGCCTCTACGTCTCACCCAACAGGTGGGAGGACAGGATATCCTCGGCAGCAACAGAATTGGCGATTGATGAACACGTCACCACGCTGACCGCGACCGACTTGTCGGTGGGCGGCATCGAGGCGCCCCGCGCGCTTGCCGACCGCCTGTGGCCGCTTGATCAGATCGCCGAGAGGCATCGGCGACTGCTCGCGGTCGCCGAACGGACACTGTCTGCGCTGGTGAAGGCCTCACCGGTCGAGCGTCTGACCATCGCGATCGACCTCGCTGCCGAGTTCACGCTGGCCGTCGAACCCGATCCGTTGCTGCCGCCGGAGCTTCTTCCGCAGCCCTGGGTCGGCACCGCGGCGCGCGCGGCGGTCGCGGCCTGTTGGGCGGAGTTGTTGAAATCCGATCCCGCACAACCGATCCGGTTGTTCCGATGGTATTCCGACGTGATCGCAGATATCACTCAAGCGGCGCCGACGACGTCCTGA
- the mnmA gene encoding tRNA 2-thiouridine(34) synthase MnmA, translating to MRVLVAMSGGVDSSVAAARMVDAGHDVVGVHLALSSAPGTLRTGSRGCCSKEDAGDARRVADILEIPFYVWDFADRFKADVIDDFVSSYARGETPNPCVRCNERIKFSALAARALALGFDAIATGHYARLSDGRLRRAVDHDKDQSYVLGVLTAEQLEHSLFPIGDTPKAQIRSEAADRGLAVADKPDSHDICFIPSGDTQAFLGARIGVRRGNVVDSGGTVLAEHDGVHGFTIGQRKGLGIEGPGPDGQPRYVTAIDADTATVHVGAVADLEVRTLTGERPVLATGTVLSGPVECEVQVRAHGGLMRAVAQLRDGHLVAELTRPLRGVAPGQTMVLYDPDPDGDVVLASATISAATP from the coding sequence ATGCGTGTTCTGGTCGCGATGAGCGGTGGGGTGGACTCATCGGTCGCCGCCGCGCGGATGGTCGACGCCGGCCATGACGTCGTCGGTGTGCACCTGGCGCTGTCGTCGGCACCCGGCACGCTGCGGACGGGCTCGCGCGGATGCTGCTCCAAGGAGGACGCCGGTGATGCCCGCCGGGTCGCGGACATCCTCGAGATTCCCTTTTACGTCTGGGATTTCGCCGACCGCTTCAAGGCCGACGTGATCGACGACTTCGTGTCGTCCTACGCCCGCGGTGAGACGCCCAATCCGTGCGTCCGGTGCAATGAGCGGATCAAGTTCTCAGCGCTCGCCGCGCGCGCCCTGGCGCTGGGCTTCGACGCTATCGCGACCGGCCACTACGCCCGCCTGTCGGATGGCCGGCTGCGGCGCGCCGTCGACCACGACAAGGATCAGTCCTATGTGCTCGGAGTGCTGACCGCCGAGCAACTGGAGCACTCGCTGTTCCCGATCGGCGACACCCCCAAGGCGCAGATCCGCAGCGAGGCCGCCGACCGTGGACTCGCGGTCGCCGACAAGCCCGACTCACACGACATCTGCTTCATCCCGTCCGGTGACACCCAGGCATTCCTCGGCGCCCGAATCGGCGTCCGCCGCGGCAACGTCGTCGATTCAGGCGGGACGGTGCTTGCCGAGCACGACGGCGTGCACGGCTTCACGATCGGCCAACGCAAGGGGCTTGGCATCGAGGGCCCCGGACCAGACGGTCAGCCCCGCTACGTGACCGCGATCGACGCCGACACCGCGACGGTGCACGTCGGTGCCGTCGCCGACCTCGAGGTGCGGACGCTGACCGGCGAGCGGCCCGTGCTCGCCACGGGCACCGTCCTGAGCGGCCCCGTCGAGTGCGAGGTGCAGGTTCGCGCGCACGGTGGCCTCATGCGCGCTGTCGCGCAGCTGCGCGACGGTCACCTGGTCGCTGAGCTGACCCGCCCGCTTCGCGGTGTGGCGCCCGGCCAGACGATGGTGCTCTATGACCCGGACCCCGACGGCGACGTGGTCCTGGCCAGCGCGACCATCAGCGCTGCGACACCCTGA
- a CDS encoding cysteine desulfurase family protein yields the protein MRSVYLDHAATTPMHPTAIEAMAGALATVGNASSLHTTGRAARRRMEEAREELAGLLGARPSEIIFTAGGTESDNLAIKGIYWARRDAAPQRRRIVTTPVEHHAVLDAVEWLVEHEGAEVTWLPVGADGMVTAAALREALSDHDDVALVTVMWANNEVGTILPIAELAAVAAEFDIPMHSDAIQAVGQIPVDFTASGLSAMSIAAHKFGGPTGVGALLLRRDTACVPLLHGGGQERDVRSGTPDVAGVVAMAAAARVAVEGLDAQRARISALRDKLIDGVLAAIDDVDVNGCTGVDRLPGNTHFTFRGCEGDALLMLLDAKGIECSTGSACTAGVAQPSHVLIAMGADPASARGSLRLSLGHTSTDADVEAALEVLPTAVERARQAALASAGHGK from the coding sequence ATGCGCTCCGTCTACCTGGATCATGCCGCCACCACACCGATGCACCCCACTGCGATCGAGGCAATGGCGGGTGCTCTGGCGACGGTGGGCAATGCCTCGTCGCTGCACACCACGGGCCGCGCCGCGCGCCGCCGCATGGAGGAGGCGCGCGAGGAGCTGGCCGGTCTGCTCGGGGCCCGGCCGTCGGAGATCATCTTCACCGCAGGCGGGACCGAGAGCGACAACCTGGCGATCAAGGGTATCTACTGGGCCCGGCGCGACGCGGCGCCGCAGCGGCGCAGGATCGTGACCACCCCGGTCGAGCACCACGCGGTGCTGGACGCGGTGGAGTGGCTGGTCGAGCACGAGGGTGCCGAGGTGACGTGGCTGCCGGTCGGTGCCGACGGCATGGTGACGGCCGCCGCGCTGCGCGAGGCGCTCAGCGATCACGATGACGTCGCCCTGGTGACGGTGATGTGGGCCAACAACGAGGTCGGCACCATTCTGCCGATTGCCGAACTTGCTGCCGTGGCAGCCGAATTCGATATCCCGATGCACAGTGATGCCATCCAGGCGGTGGGGCAGATTCCGGTGGACTTCACCGCAAGCGGCCTGTCGGCGATGAGCATCGCCGCCCACAAGTTCGGTGGTCCCACCGGTGTGGGCGCGCTGCTGCTGCGCCGCGACACCGCCTGCGTGCCGCTACTGCATGGTGGTGGCCAAGAGCGTGACGTGCGTTCGGGCACACCGGATGTCGCCGGTGTCGTCGCGATGGCGGCAGCGGCGAGGGTGGCGGTCGAGGGTCTTGACGCCCAGCGCGCGCGGATTTCCGCGCTGCGGGACAAGCTGATCGACGGTGTGCTCGCGGCTATCGACGATGTCGATGTCAACGGCTGCACCGGTGTGGACCGTCTGCCGGGGAACACGCACTTCACCTTTCGCGGATGCGAGGGTGACGCGCTGTTGATGTTGTTGGACGCCAAGGGAATCGAGTGCTCCACAGGCTCGGCCTGCACCGCGGGTGTGGCGCAGCCGTCGCACGTGTTGATCGCCATGGGTGCTGACCCGGCGAGCGCGCGCGGATCGCTGCGTCTGTCCTTGGGGCACACCAGCACCGATGCCGACGTCGAGGCGGCATTGGAGGTTCTGCCCACAGCTGTCGAGCGGGCCCGGCAGGCCGCCCTCGCGAGCGCAGGGCACGGGAAGTAG
- a CDS encoding 1-acyl-sn-glycerol-3-phosphate acyltransferase: MSSHGLTASPWLPRASCDASCIGVDVATASRPAIVVLRTAARIACALLLLPALPLLAVPLPGRSRVQRVYCRLMLRCLGVRITTSGGPIRNLSGVLVVSGHVSWVDIFIIGAVLPGSFVARADLIDWPALGLVARLLKVIPIERANLRRLPDVVRTVAARLAAGQTVVAFPEGTTWCGLGYGRFRPAMFQGAIDAGRPVQPLRMTYHHRDGRPSTIPAFIGDDSLLASVRRVITARMTVCHVQVQSLQLPGTDRRDLAARCEAAVRGVSDAPAPARGAHGHALVA, from the coding sequence ATGAGCAGCCACGGGCTCACCGCGAGTCCCTGGCTGCCGCGCGCGTCGTGTGACGCGTCATGCATCGGGGTCGACGTCGCCACCGCCTCTCGTCCGGCGATCGTCGTGCTGAGGACCGCCGCGCGCATCGCGTGTGCGCTGCTGCTGCTTCCCGCGCTACCGCTGCTGGCGGTCCCGCTGCCCGGTCGCTCCAGGGTGCAGCGCGTCTACTGCCGCCTGATGCTGCGCTGCCTCGGCGTGCGAATCACCACCTCGGGAGGTCCGATCCGCAACCTGAGCGGTGTGTTGGTGGTCAGCGGTCACGTGTCGTGGGTGGACATCTTCATCATCGGGGCGGTGCTGCCGGGGTCGTTCGTCGCGCGCGCCGACCTCATCGACTGGCCCGCGCTCGGACTGGTCGCGCGCCTGCTCAAGGTCATTCCGATCGAGCGGGCCAACCTCCGTCGGCTGCCGGACGTGGTGCGCACGGTGGCCGCGCGGCTGGCCGCGGGGCAGACCGTCGTCGCGTTCCCGGAGGGCACGACGTGGTGTGGCCTGGGATACGGACGGTTCCGGCCGGCGATGTTCCAGGGGGCGATCGACGCGGGCAGGCCTGTGCAGCCGCTGCGGATGACCTACCACCACCGCGACGGTCGACCATCGACGATTCCGGCGTTCATCGGCGACGACTCGCTGCTGGCGTCGGTGCGGCGCGTCATCACCGCCCGGATGACGGTATGCCACGTTCAGGTGCAGTCACTGCAGCTCCCCGGCACCGACCGCCGCGACCTCGCGGCACGGTGTGAGGCCGCTGTGCGGGGGGTGTCCGACGCCCCCGCGCCGGCCCGCGGCGCTCACGGGCATGCGCTGGTCGCCTGA
- a CDS encoding GNAT family N-acetyltransferase, whose translation MSTASVLIAADAAAPSGPTSPTTPRYTLLLSTDPDLIDAAQRLRHEVFTSEPGFGLAASADGRDADRFDEYCDHLLVREDGSGELVGCYRMLPPPGAIAAGGLYTATEFDVTSLDPLRPSLVEMGRAVVREDHRNGAVVLLMWAGILAYLDRCGYDYVTGCVSVPVQGSPDEPPGSQLRGVRDFVRQRHPAKYEVRPYRPVLLDGRGLDDIEAPARVSIPPLMRGYLRLGAKVCGEPAHDPDFGVGDFPALMDKADADVRYLKRLRSVGQAEALGDRSAR comes from the coding sequence ATGAGCACTGCATCCGTACTCATCGCCGCCGACGCTGCCGCCCCCAGCGGCCCGACCAGCCCGACAACGCCGCGCTACACCCTGCTGCTGTCCACCGATCCGGATCTGATCGACGCCGCTCAGCGGCTGCGCCACGAGGTGTTCACCTCCGAACCCGGGTTCGGCCTGGCCGCCTCGGCCGACGGTCGCGACGCCGACCGGTTCGACGAGTACTGCGATCACCTGCTGGTCCGCGAGGACGGATCCGGCGAGCTGGTCGGCTGCTACCGCATGCTGCCGCCACCGGGCGCCATCGCCGCCGGCGGGCTCTACACCGCCACCGAGTTCGACGTCACGTCTCTGGACCCGCTGCGGCCGTCACTGGTCGAGATGGGTCGTGCCGTGGTGCGCGAGGACCATCGCAACGGCGCCGTGGTGCTGCTCATGTGGGCCGGCATCCTGGCCTACCTCGACCGCTGTGGATACGACTACGTCACCGGATGCGTCTCGGTACCGGTGCAGGGGTCGCCCGACGAGCCGCCGGGCAGCCAACTGCGGGGCGTGCGTGACTTCGTCCGCCAGCGGCACCCCGCGAAGTACGAGGTGCGCCCGTACCGGCCTGTGCTTCTCGACGGCAGGGGATTGGACGATATCGAGGCCCCGGCTCGCGTGAGTATTCCGCCGTTGATGCGGGGCTACCTGCGGCTGGGCGCCAAGGTGTGCGGCGAACCGGCCCACGATCCGGACTTCGGCGTCGGCGACTTCCCGGCGCTGATGGACAAGGCCGACGCCGACGTGCGTTACCTGAAACGCCTGCGTTCGGTGGGGCAGGCCGAGGCTCTGGGCGACAGGTCGGCCCGATGA
- a CDS encoding nitroreductase, translating into MGLDEAILARRSSRMFLPDKPVPRELLDKALALAMRAPSNSNTQPWHVFLATGQRRARLVDALLAAVDANPPAIGSAGLPPRFADRRRQSGALIYGAMGIERSDAEGRWNAQVRNWEFFHAPVAGVVCMHREFGNVDAVGVGMFLQTLLLALTERGIGSCVQVSIALYPDVLREQLGIPEELTILCGMSIGYADPQFAANNLDIPRNPVAEHVVFLDH; encoded by the coding sequence ATGGGACTCGACGAGGCGATCCTGGCGCGCCGGTCATCGCGGATGTTCCTGCCGGACAAGCCCGTTCCCCGTGAGCTGCTCGATAAGGCGTTGGCGTTGGCGATGCGGGCACCGTCGAACTCCAACACCCAGCCGTGGCATGTCTTCCTGGCCACGGGCCAGCGGCGCGCGCGGCTGGTCGACGCGCTGCTCGCCGCCGTCGACGCGAATCCGCCTGCTATCGGATCGGCGGGCCTGCCGCCGCGCTTCGCTGATCGGCGCAGGCAGAGCGGCGCCCTGATCTATGGCGCGATGGGCATCGAGCGCAGCGACGCCGAGGGCCGGTGGAATGCGCAGGTGCGCAACTGGGAGTTCTTCCACGCACCGGTGGCCGGGGTGGTGTGCATGCATCGGGAGTTCGGGAACGTGGATGCGGTGGGGGTCGGCATGTTCCTGCAAACCCTGTTGCTGGCGCTGACCGAGCGCGGGATCGGCAGCTGCGTGCAGGTGTCGATAGCCCTGTATCCCGACGTGCTGCGCGAACAGCTCGGCATCCCCGAGGAGCTGACAATTCTGTGTGGCATGTCGATCGGCTACGCCGATCCGCAGTTCGCCGCCAACAACCTGGACATTCCGCGCAACCCGGTGGCTGAGCACGTTGTGTTTCTCGACCACTGA
- a CDS encoding SDR family NAD(P)-dependent oxidoreductase, which translates to MTARELAGRRALVTGGTAGIGLEAARLLAAAGADVVITGRDRDRGAAAAAQLGVRFVAADLSDVESVSALVAQCGDVDVIVNNAASFPGALTVDQDLASFERTFDTNVRGTYFLVAALVPGMLERGGGSIVNVTSMVAFKGVAGASTYSASKAAVESLTRTWAAEFGPRGVRVNSVAPGPTATEGVVAEWGDTNEELGRALPLGRTAKPAEIAEAILFLASPRSSFITGSTLHADGGGAAA; encoded by the coding sequence GTGACCGCGCGGGAGTTGGCGGGCCGGCGGGCGCTGGTCACCGGCGGAACGGCGGGCATAGGCCTCGAGGCGGCACGGCTGCTGGCCGCGGCCGGTGCCGACGTGGTCATCACCGGCCGCGACCGTGACCGCGGTGCCGCCGCGGCGGCGCAGCTCGGCGTGCGTTTCGTCGCCGCCGACCTGTCCGACGTCGAGTCGGTGAGTGCGCTCGTCGCGCAGTGCGGCGACGTCGACGTCATCGTCAACAACGCGGCCTCGTTCCCGGGTGCGTTGACGGTGGATCAGGATCTCGCGTCGTTCGAGCGGACGTTCGACACCAACGTGCGCGGGACGTACTTCCTGGTGGCGGCGCTGGTGCCGGGGATGCTGGAACGCGGGGGTGGCAGCATCGTCAACGTCACCTCGATGGTGGCGTTCAAGGGTGTCGCCGGGGCGTCGACCTACAGCGCCTCCAAGGCGGCGGTGGAATCGCTGACCCGCACCTGGGCTGCCGAGTTCGGGCCCCGCGGCGTCCGCGTGAACAGCGTCGCGCCCGGTCCGACCGCGACCGAGGGCGTCGTCGCCGAATGGGGTGACACCAACGAGGAACTGGGCCGTGCACTACCGCTGGGACGCACCGCGAAGCCGGCGGAGATCGCCGAGGCGATCCTCTTCCTGGCCTCACCCAGGTCCAGTTTCATCACCGGGTCGACGCTGCACGCCGACGGCGGTGGTGCGGCGGCATGA